ACACCGTAGGCCCGGACCCTATGCCCGGGGACTCGCTATGGGTCTACTGGCAGAACTTTGACGCCTACTCGGAATCGCTGTTTGTGATCAGCAAACCGGCCACGGGCACTGCGGTCAAGCGAATGGGTTTCAGCTGGGATGAGGACGTTTACGGAGCAGAGGTGAATACCGAAAACGGAATGGGCGAATGGTGGAACGGCCGGGCATTGGAATATGACGGCTCTAGCCTCTGGACCTCATCGGCCTTTATGAACATCCTGATCCGCCGGAATCCGGCAACCGGAGAAATGATTGACATGATGACCGGCCCGGCCCTAAACGGCAGTTATGGCACTTACGGCATGGCAATGGAGGCCACCAACGCCTATGGAATTCCCTATGCCCCGGTGGGTACCATACCATACGCACCAGGAGCCGCCGGCAACAAGTTCTATCTGTACTGTGCTACCATGGACGAGGGCAAAGTATACAAGGTTGACGTCACCGGACTGGTTTTGCCCACCCCGCCGGACAGCACCATGGTGTCAGCCCTGTCTGCCACCAAAAACAGGATCAAATGGTATAAGAACAATGTTGACAGGCAGAAGGTCCATCGGTACAGCATTTACAAGCAGGTGCTGGGCTCCACCACGCCCCCGACCGCAGCCGATCTGCTGTCCACGGTAAACCATCGTTACGGATTTGGCATCGTGGACAGCTTTATTGACAACAACGCCAAGGGCGGCAAGGCCGCCTGGCTCTATACCGTAACCGCCGATAACTATTACGGAAGCGGGGCCTGGGGGGCTACGGGGATTACCGCTGAATACGAAACAGAGGCATCCGGCCCATCCAATTACCTTTTGATGCAGAACTATCCCAACCCGGTCAGCCACGGCGCTACCAAGATCGCCTTTGCCCTTAAGGCCCCCGGCAAGGTCAGTCTGGTGGTCTACAATGTGCTGGGCGAGCGGGTGAAGACCCTGGCCAGCGATACCCGCAAGGCCGGTTTCTACAGCGTCAACTGGAACGGTGCTGGCGACAACGGCCGGCAGGTGTCCAACGGCATCTATTTCTACAAGCTGGTCGCGGGAGAGTTTGAAGACGTGAAAAAGCTGGTCATCCTTAAATAAGAAAACAGGGATCAGGCAAACGGCCCTTTCTGGGACCAGGAAAGGGCCGGTTTCGTTTTGGCAAATATATTCTGCAGTCTATTGACAAATCCGGTCGTTTTGTATATAATAGGACTAATTAAGTCTTATTAAGTAAAAAGGATTTTATGCTTCTGACCAAGCGCAACGAATACGCCCTGCAGGCCATGATCATTATGGCCCGGCAGAAAGAGGGCGAACTTGTACCGGCTTCGGCCCTGGCCCAACGGATAAAGACCACTCCGGCCTTCATGTCCAAGATAGCCCAGCAACTATCCGGGGCCGGGCTTGTGAAGTCTCGAAAGGGGAAGAACGGGGGTCTGTTCCTGGGCCGGCCGGCCCAAAAGATACTGGTCAAACAGATCTTCGCGGCGGTGGACGGGACGCTTTTGGTAAGCGCCTGCCTGAATGAAGGGCGCTGCCGGCACCATGTCTGTCCGATATATCCCGCCCTGACCAAATTGCAGAAAGACCTGGACAACCGGCTGAACTCGGCCAAACTGTCAACATTTGTTTGAACCCTCCTTAAACGGGCGATTCGTGAATCGCCCCTACGACATACAAACAGGTTGCTGAAATGAAACGCAAGATAGTCCAGATAGACCAGGAAAAATGCAACGGCTGCGGAGAATGCATCCCCAACTGCGCGGAGGGGGCGCTGAAGATCGTGGACGGCAAGGCCCGG
The window above is part of the bacterium genome. Proteins encoded here:
- a CDS encoding Rrf2 family transcriptional regulator codes for the protein MLLTKRNEYALQAMIIMARQKEGELVPASALAQRIKTTPAFMSKIAQQLSGAGLVKSRKGKNGGLFLGRPAQKILVKQIFAAVDGTLLVSACLNEGRCRHHVCPIYPALTKLQKDLDNRLNSAKLSTFV